The Myxococcota bacterium genome contains a region encoding:
- a CDS encoding serine/threonine-protein kinase, whose amino-acid sequence MATVLRRGSRLGKYRLERRIGRGSFADVWKARDAVEGVDVALKVTLLEAVREWGPKAIEHEARIAVRLHHPHIVGVRNADWIDGRFVMATDLAKTHLADYRAARRSGATALRIVREIAAGLAHAHSQRVLHRDVKPENILIFADGRAALADFGASRFAKGATQAYTEAGTLGYMAPEQAYGRVRFASDVFSLGLIAYEVLTGVLPTWPFEWPPEGHRSFAQKVPPLVQPVLRKAAQFDPRRRYPNAGEFVKALERAFARSEERSQRPAPRRRKKKTRGPVSPLEAQSAAFRRSHGKALELHFHCHRCNGPISEAMTFCPWCGSGDNSFAELTRAPLVCPECERGVRPEWTACPWCYAGRFEGNGRKPPVDPRAERACTKKGCDGQLRPFMRYCPRCKQKPKRVWSHPELPDRCPKCRWPTSHAYFRFCPWCARREPRAGSYRGR is encoded by the coding sequence TTGGCGACGGTCCTGCGCAGGGGCAGCCGACTCGGGAAATACCGGCTCGAACGACGCATCGGTCGCGGTTCGTTCGCCGACGTGTGGAAGGCCCGCGATGCGGTCGAGGGCGTCGACGTCGCGCTCAAGGTGACCCTGCTCGAAGCGGTGCGCGAGTGGGGGCCGAAGGCGATCGAGCACGAGGCGCGTATCGCGGTGCGCCTTCACCACCCCCACATCGTCGGTGTGCGCAACGCAGATTGGATCGACGGGCGCTTCGTGATGGCGACCGATCTCGCGAAGACCCACCTCGCCGACTACCGCGCTGCACGCCGCTCCGGTGCGACGGCGCTGCGGATCGTCCGCGAGATCGCGGCCGGTCTCGCCCACGCCCACAGTCAGCGGGTCCTGCACCGCGACGTGAAGCCCGAGAACATCCTGATCTTCGCCGACGGTCGCGCCGCGCTCGCCGACTTCGGCGCGTCGCGCTTCGCGAAGGGCGCCACCCAGGCCTACACCGAGGCCGGAACCCTCGGCTACATGGCGCCCGAGCAGGCCTACGGACGCGTGCGCTTCGCGTCCGACGTGTTCTCGCTGGGCCTGATCGCCTACGAGGTCCTCACCGGGGTGTTGCCCACGTGGCCCTTCGAATGGCCGCCCGAGGGCCACCGCAGCTTCGCCCAGAAGGTGCCGCCGCTGGTCCAACCCGTCCTTCGAAAGGCCGCCCAGTTCGATCCGCGCCGGCGATACCCGAATGCGGGTGAGTTCGTGAAGGCGCTGGAGCGGGCGTTCGCGCGCAGCGAAGAGCGCAGCCAGCGTCCGGCTCCACGGCGCCGCAAGAAGAAGACGCGCGGTCCGGTCTCACCGCTCGAAGCCCAGTCGGCCGCGTTTCGGCGCAGCCACGGCAAGGCCCTCGAGCTCCACTTCCACTGTCATCGCTGCAACGGGCCGATCTCGGAAGCGATGACCTTCTGTCCCTGGTGCGGGAGCGGGGACAATTCCTTCGCCGAGCTCACGCGCGCGCCGCTGGTGTGCCCCGAGTGCGAGCGCGGCGTGCGTCCCGAGTGGACGGCCTGCCCCTGGTGCTACGCCGGACGCTTCGAAGGGAACGGCCGCAAGCCGCCCGTCGACCCCAGGGCCGAGCGCGCGTGTACGAAGAAGGGCTGCGACGGACAGCTGCGCCCGTTCATGCGCTACTGCCCGCGCTGCAAGCAGAAGCCGAAGCGCGTGTGGTCGCATCCCGAGCTGCCGGACCGCTGCCCGAAGTGCCGCTGGCCGACCTCTCACGCCTACTTCCGCTTCTGTCCCTGGTGCGCGCGCCGCGAGCCCCGCGCCGGCAGCTACCGCGGCCGCTAG
- a CDS encoding aldehyde ferredoxin oxidoreductase N-terminal domain-containing protein has protein sequence MAGPSGDRLIRVDMTNQSVEIVDFPEDWKYLGGRGLSAKILLAECDPTCDPLGPDNVLVMAPGVISGTSAPTSGRISIGGKSPLTGGIKEANAGGNPGQDLMKLGYRAIVVTGQPADGSKRYALDIGTDGASVKEANDTKGMWNYALIDHLAKSYPESASFISIGPAGEHQLSGASVACTDQDDRRPARHAARGGLGAVMGAKGLKYVAVDPAKEKLRQPAERKEFMGLCKKFTKEYLEGPQMFKTGTSTVVPVANMLNTFPYKNRTEGQSPDAESLDGNRIIESFETRGGHMHNCMTGCIVQCSNVVHDAEGNYKTSALEFETLTLLGANCAIQSWEDVADLDRLCDEVGLDTVETGAAIAVYMDSGEMQWGDAEGAKNLLKEIAEGTEVGKAIGNGAAAVGKKTGHHRVPTVRGQALPAWDPRPLKATGITYCTSPMGADHTAGLIVNPGLPAEEWVQASQECQMVNALCDSSGFCQFLQPTIDDIRVFYGHLYGEQISREQASDMAWEVLQDEWEFNRRAGFSESGDQMPDCMKKDAIGPASVVWDVPDDVVVQAYQRQGNREELFTMKASG, from the coding sequence ATGGCTGGCCCCAGTGGTGATCGTCTGATTCGGGTCGACATGACCAACCAGAGTGTCGAGATCGTCGACTTCCCCGAGGACTGGAAGTACCTCGGTGGTCGCGGCCTGTCGGCGAAGATCCTGCTCGCGGAATGCGACCCGACCTGCGACCCGCTGGGTCCCGACAACGTGCTCGTGATGGCGCCCGGTGTGATCTCGGGAACCTCCGCGCCGACGTCGGGCCGCATCTCGATCGGCGGCAAGAGCCCGTTGACCGGCGGCATCAAAGAAGCGAACGCCGGCGGCAACCCGGGCCAGGACCTGATGAAGCTCGGCTACCGCGCGATCGTCGTGACGGGCCAGCCCGCCGACGGCAGCAAGCGCTACGCCCTCGACATCGGGACGGACGGCGCGAGCGTCAAGGAAGCGAACGACACGAAGGGCATGTGGAACTACGCCCTGATCGACCATCTCGCGAAGAGCTACCCCGAGAGTGCGTCCTTCATCAGCATCGGACCCGCCGGCGAGCATCAGCTCTCGGGCGCGTCGGTGGCCTGCACCGACCAGGACGATCGCCGCCCCGCCCGTCACGCGGCACGCGGCGGCCTCGGCGCCGTGATGGGCGCGAAGGGGCTGAAGTACGTCGCCGTCGATCCCGCGAAGGAGAAGCTGCGACAGCCCGCCGAACGCAAGGAGTTCATGGGGCTCTGCAAGAAGTTCACGAAGGAGTACCTGGAAGGGCCTCAGATGTTCAAGACCGGCACGAGCACCGTCGTGCCCGTCGCCAACATGCTGAACACCTTCCCCTACAAGAACCGCACCGAGGGCCAGTCGCCCGACGCCGAGAGCCTCGACGGCAACCGCATCATCGAGAGCTTCGAGACGCGCGGCGGCCACATGCACAACTGCATGACCGGCTGCATCGTCCAGTGCAGCAACGTCGTCCACGACGCCGAGGGCAACTACAAGACCTCGGCGCTCGAGTTCGAGACGCTCACCCTGCTCGGAGCGAACTGCGCGATCCAGAGCTGGGAGGACGTCGCCGATCTCGACCGTCTGTGCGACGAGGTCGGCCTCGACACCGTCGAGACCGGTGCCGCGATCGCGGTCTACATGGACTCGGGCGAGATGCAGTGGGGCGACGCAGAAGGCGCGAAGAACCTGCTGAAGGAGATCGCGGAGGGCACCGAGGTCGGCAAGGCGATCGGCAACGGCGCGGCGGCAGTCGGCAAGAAGACCGGTCACCACCGGGTGCCGACGGTGCGCGGCCAGGCGCTGCCCGCCTGGGATCCGCGTCCGCTGAAGGCCACGGGGATCACCTACTGCACGAGCCCGATGGGCGCCGATCACACCGCCGGACTGATCGTGAACCCGGGCCTTCCGGCCGAAGAGTGGGTGCAGGCGAGCCAGGAGTGCCAGATGGTGAACGCCCTCTGCGACTCGTCGGGCTTCTGCCAGTTCCTGCAGCCGACGATCGACGACATCCGCGTGTTCTACGGGCACCTCTACGGCGAGCAGATCTCGCGTGAGCAGGCCAGCGACATGGCCTGGGAAGTGCTCCAGGACGAGTGGGAGTTCAACCGCCGCGCGGGCTTCTCCGAGTCGGGCGACCAGATGCCCGACTGCATGAAGAAGGACGCCATCGGGCCGGCTTCGGTCGTCTGGGACGTGCCGGACGACGTCGTGGTGCAGGCGTATCAGCGCCAGGGCAACCGCGAGGAGCTGTTCACCATGAAGGCGAGCGGATAG
- a CDS encoding MoaD/ThiS family protein — translation MPNVKIPPPYQGPTEGRALVDVEGATVGACLEALCAQYPDFRQQLYDGQGAIHKFVTLFVNGDEIERSALDRSVEASDEIEILAAIAGG, via the coding sequence ATGCCCAACGTCAAGATTCCGCCGCCGTACCAGGGTCCCACCGAGGGGCGCGCGCTCGTCGACGTCGAGGGCGCCACCGTCGGCGCCTGCCTCGAGGCGCTGTGTGCGCAGTACCCGGATTTCCGCCAGCAGCTGTACGACGGTCAAGGCGCGATTCACAAGTTCGTCACCCTCTTCGTGAACGGCGACGAGATCGAGCGCAGCGCCCTCGATCGCTCGGTCGAGGCCAGCGACGAAATCGAGATTCTGGCTGCGATCGCAGGCGGATAG
- a CDS encoding class I SAM-dependent RNA methyltransferase — MPRTLAPGDELELAITSLASGGEGVARADDGRVVFVEGAAPGDRVRASLDQVARRFARGRVAAVLAPGDARVEPRCAVFGRCGGCAWQHVSASAQAEAKRSIATDALRRIGKLTLPEEPLPFHASPDGYGYRDRARLVVSPDGVGFRAAGSHDTVTVSECPVLTPRANQRLAALAANPPRAFGEWEIAVGRGRGRTARLGDDAMPIALEAGDRQLRVSSGVFFQAHRALRSRLLERVAAFCGEGERALELYAGAGFFTVGLARAFRTVVAVESAPAAVEDLRHNFATASRVEAREQRVEDALAEGVERPDLVFLDPPRTGLAPAASRALAALQPDRIVYLSCDPATLARDLAVLVSEGYGLTAVEAFDLFPQTPHVELLARLDRSGAGGAVAR, encoded by the coding sequence ATGCCCCGCACCCTGGCTCCGGGAGACGAGCTCGAACTCGCGATCACGTCACTCGCTTCGGGCGGCGAAGGCGTCGCGAGGGCCGACGACGGCCGCGTGGTGTTCGTCGAGGGGGCTGCGCCCGGCGATCGGGTGCGGGCAAGTCTCGACCAGGTCGCGCGGCGTTTCGCACGCGGCCGCGTGGCCGCGGTCCTCGCGCCCGGCGACGCTCGCGTCGAACCCCGCTGTGCCGTCTTCGGCCGCTGCGGCGGGTGCGCCTGGCAGCACGTGTCCGCATCGGCACAGGCCGAGGCGAAGCGGTCGATCGCGACGGACGCGCTGCGTCGGATCGGGAAGCTCACGTTGCCCGAGGAGCCGCTGCCCTTCCATGCCTCGCCCGATGGCTACGGCTATCGCGATCGCGCGCGGCTGGTGGTCTCCCCTGACGGCGTCGGCTTTCGCGCGGCGGGCAGCCACGACACGGTCACCGTGTCGGAATGCCCGGTGCTGACGCCGCGGGCGAACCAGCGGCTTGCGGCGTTGGCCGCGAACCCGCCGAGGGCGTTCGGCGAATGGGAGATTGCGGTCGGGCGCGGTCGTGGCCGGACCGCACGCCTCGGGGACGACGCGATGCCCATCGCGCTCGAAGCCGGCGATCGGCAGCTCCGTGTCTCGAGCGGCGTGTTCTTCCAAGCGCATCGCGCCCTGCGCTCCCGGCTGCTCGAGCGGGTCGCGGCCTTCTGCGGGGAGGGCGAACGAGCGCTCGAGCTCTATGCCGGCGCCGGCTTCTTCACGGTCGGCCTGGCGCGCGCCTTCCGAACGGTGGTCGCCGTCGAATCAGCGCCGGCCGCGGTCGAGGATCTTCGCCACAACTTCGCGACGGCCTCCCGGGTCGAGGCCCGCGAACAGCGGGTGGAGGACGCACTGGCCGAGGGCGTCGAACGCCCGGATCTCGTTTTCCTCGATCCGCCGCGCACCGGACTGGCGCCCGCGGCGAGTCGCGCGCTGGCGGCGCTGCAGCCCGATCGCATCGTCTACCTCTCGTGTGACCCGGCGACCCTGGCCCGCGATCTCGCCGTGCTGGTGTCGGAGGGCTACGGGCTCACGGCGGTCGAGGCGTTCGACCTGTTCCCCCAGACGCCCCACGTGGAGTTGCTGGCGCGCCTCGACCGCTCGGGTGCTGGCGGCGCGGTGGCCCGGTAG
- a CDS encoding DUF3047 domain-containing protein, whose product MSRSALPRPCAAMALLACIGLCACGPFRSLPREAALVPGDEHPLLVMDFTEPLPLDPLPAGWHHRTFFGVDPMEIESVERDGRHALRLATQAGGSMLFRFVDVPLAEYPVLHWQWLIEQPVVTNIDERTVAGDDHPARIYLRFADAEGEEHALELIWGNRHLAAGDWLHLGFLFGLVEFPHYVVNGGEAQARRWHRERVDLSDLYRTLWGEPNGVRITDVALFCDTDQTDTESIAYFADLRLARE is encoded by the coding sequence GTGAGTCGCTCTGCCCTGCCCCGCCCGTGCGCCGCCATGGCGCTCCTCGCCTGCATCGGGCTCTGCGCCTGTGGCCCGTTCCGGAGCCTGCCCCGTGAAGCCGCGCTGGTGCCGGGCGACGAGCACCCCCTGCTCGTCATGGACTTCACCGAGCCGCTGCCCCTCGATCCGCTGCCCGCCGGTTGGCACCACCGCACCTTCTTCGGTGTCGATCCGATGGAGATCGAATCGGTCGAGCGCGACGGCCGACACGCCCTGCGCCTGGCCACCCAGGCCGGCGGTTCCATGCTGTTCCGCTTCGTCGACGTGCCGCTCGCCGAGTACCCGGTGCTGCATTGGCAGTGGCTGATCGAGCAGCCCGTGGTCACGAACATCGACGAGCGCACCGTCGCCGGGGACGATCACCCCGCGCGCATCTACCTCCGCTTCGCCGACGCCGAGGGCGAAGAGCACGCCCTCGAGCTGATCTGGGGGAATCGCCATCTCGCGGCCGGCGATTGGCTGCACCTCGGCTTCCTCTTCGGCCTGGTCGAGTTCCCCCACTACGTCGTGAACGGGGGCGAAGCCCAGGCGCGACGCTGGCACCGCGAGCGAGTCGACCTGAGCGACCTCTACCGCACGCTCTGGGGAGAACCGAACGGCGTGCGGATCACCGACGTCGCGCTCTTCTGCGACACCGATCAGACCGACACCGAGAGCATCGCCTACTTCGCCGACCTGCGACTCGCCCGCGAGTGA
- the glp gene encoding gephyrin-like molybdotransferase Glp yields the protein MRDVRMKGFAERTDIEVVEQFLAERAKPLGGEPVAIVDAIGRVLAEPVRSEVDVPSFRRSAMDGYAVRGEETFGASPYDPIVFSVLGQALPGAPFAGDMPPGTAVRVMTGAPVPDGADAVVMAEVCDEADGRVEVREAVAPRKHVGAIGEDIRSGDAVLAAGRRLRPQDAALLASIGVAEPSCVRRPRVSLLITGDELLPPGARPHGAHIVDSNSLMLTGLAERDGAQVLPHAILPDRVDTIRDALASADAEVLLVSGGSSVGQEDHAPRLVAELGELDFHGVSMRPSSPAGVGRLPGIEGGRERFVFLLPGNPVSCLCAYEFFAGPTLRALGGRSRAWPHPRIELPLARKIASAVGRTDYVRVAIEADRVVPLATSGASILSSTVRADGCVIVPRSAEGMPEGARVEVLLYDETHPGRA from the coding sequence ATGCGCGACGTACGCATGAAAGGCTTCGCCGAGCGCACCGATATCGAGGTGGTGGAGCAGTTCCTGGCCGAGCGCGCGAAGCCGCTCGGCGGGGAGCCGGTCGCGATCGTCGACGCCATCGGTCGCGTCCTGGCCGAGCCGGTGCGTTCCGAAGTCGACGTGCCGAGCTTCCGTCGCTCGGCCATGGACGGCTACGCCGTCCGCGGGGAGGAGACCTTCGGCGCGTCGCCCTACGACCCGATCGTCTTCTCCGTGTTGGGCCAGGCGCTGCCCGGCGCACCCTTCGCCGGCGACATGCCGCCCGGCACCGCCGTGCGCGTGATGACCGGCGCGCCCGTGCCCGACGGCGCCGATGCGGTCGTGATGGCGGAGGTCTGCGACGAGGCGGACGGTCGGGTCGAGGTCCGCGAGGCGGTCGCGCCGCGCAAGCACGTGGGGGCGATCGGAGAGGACATTCGCAGCGGTGACGCCGTGCTCGCCGCGGGCCGACGCTTGCGGCCTCAGGACGCGGCGCTGCTCGCCTCGATCGGTGTGGCCGAACCGTCGTGTGTGCGACGGCCCCGGGTGTCTTTGTTGATCACCGGCGACGAACTCTTGCCGCCGGGCGCGCGTCCCCACGGCGCCCACATCGTCGACTCGAATTCGCTGATGCTCACGGGTCTCGCCGAGCGCGACGGGGCGCAGGTGTTGCCGCACGCGATCCTGCCCGACCGCGTCGACACGATCCGAGACGCGCTCGCCAGCGCCGACGCCGAGGTCCTGCTCGTGTCGGGCGGCAGCTCCGTCGGTCAGGAAGACCACGCCCCCCGGCTCGTTGCCGAGCTCGGTGAGCTCGATTTCCACGGCGTTTCGATGCGGCCCTCGAGCCCGGCGGGTGTCGGACGCCTGCCCGGAATCGAAGGCGGGCGCGAGCGCTTCGTGTTCCTGCTGCCGGGAAACCCGGTGAGCTGTCTGTGCGCCTACGAGTTCTTCGCGGGGCCGACGCTGCGCGCCCTCGGCGGTCGCTCGCGCGCCTGGCCGCATCCGCGCATCGAGCTCCCGCTGGCCCGCAAGATCGCGTCGGCGGTGGGGCGCACCGACTACGTGCGCGTCGCCATCGAGGCCGATCGTGTGGTGCCGCTCGCGACGTCGGGTGCGTCGATCCTGTCTTCGACGGTGCGCGCCGACGGGTGCGTGATCGTGCCGCGCAGCGCCGAGGGCATGCCCGAGGGAGCCCGGGTCGAAGTGCTCCTGTATGACGAAACCCATCCGGGGCGTGCGTGA
- a CDS encoding molybdopterin biosynthesis protein, producing MKQSQFLTIVDRDEAERSWRAVIDAAPREAEEISLDAALGRVLAEDVRAEVDVPGFDRSNMDGFAVRAADTYGASEDAPLRLRVNAESIPTGVAPTIEVTEGTATPIATGGMLPRGADAVLPVEYTDLEDDGTTLVVRRERTPGAALSFAGTDIGSGETVLFAGTRLTSRDTGVLAAIGRDRVPVVRRPRVAILSTGDEIVAPGAAMRPGLVYDSNGRILEDAVRELGGDPVFLGVFADDRAAVRQALCDALADADLVLLSGGTSKGEGDLNHAAVAELDPGILVHGVALKPGKPICLAASGSRPVVILPGFPTSAVFTFHEFVAPVVRSMAGLAEEARETRRARLAQATVSDRGRLEYLLVGLTERGDGALSAYPMGKGSGSVTAFSRADGFVRIGRNTELVEADTEVEVTLVGRDLPVADLVVIGSHCVGLDVLASALSREGFRVKVMAVGSQGGLAAARRGECDVAPIHLLDADSDRYNTPFLDDGLALVRGYTRVQGVATRPDETRDVDALLADPGLRMVNRNRGSGTRVLIDGLLSGRKPPGYPYEPRSHFAVATAVAQKRADWGVTIESVAARAGLRFQPLRPEHYDFAVPVDRLERAAVRALVRLLAEDGSVREALEALSFELPEQGPEPFPEHRRS from the coding sequence GTGAAGCAATCCCAGTTCCTCACGATCGTCGACCGCGACGAAGCCGAACGCAGCTGGCGCGCGGTAATCGATGCGGCTCCCCGCGAGGCCGAGGAGATCTCGCTCGACGCGGCGCTCGGTCGCGTGCTCGCCGAGGACGTGCGTGCCGAGGTGGACGTCCCGGGCTTCGACCGTTCGAACATGGACGGCTTCGCCGTGCGCGCCGCCGACACCTACGGCGCCAGCGAAGACGCACCACTGCGCCTGCGCGTGAACGCCGAGAGCATCCCGACGGGCGTCGCGCCGACGATCGAAGTGACCGAGGGCACCGCGACGCCGATCGCCACGGGCGGGATGCTGCCGCGCGGCGCCGACGCGGTGCTGCCCGTCGAGTACACCGACCTCGAAGACGACGGCACGACCCTCGTCGTACGACGTGAGCGCACGCCGGGCGCCGCGCTCTCGTTCGCCGGCACCGACATCGGTTCGGGTGAGACGGTGCTCTTTGCGGGCACGCGGCTCACCTCGCGCGACACGGGCGTGCTCGCAGCGATCGGCCGCGACCGCGTGCCGGTGGTGCGGCGACCGCGGGTCGCGATCCTGTCGACGGGCGACGAGATCGTCGCGCCGGGCGCGGCGATGCGCCCCGGGCTGGTCTACGACAGCAACGGCCGGATCCTCGAGGACGCCGTCCGCGAGCTCGGTGGCGACCCGGTGTTCCTGGGCGTTTTCGCCGACGATCGCGCCGCGGTGCGGCAGGCCCTGTGTGACGCCCTCGCCGACGCGGACCTGGTGCTCCTCTCGGGCGGGACCTCGAAGGGCGAGGGCGACCTCAACCACGCCGCCGTCGCGGAGCTCGACCCGGGCATCCTGGTCCACGGTGTGGCCTTGAAACCCGGAAAGCCGATCTGCCTGGCGGCGTCGGGCTCCCGGCCCGTCGTGATCCTGCCCGGGTTCCCGACCTCGGCAGTGTTCACCTTCCACGAGTTCGTCGCGCCGGTCGTGCGCAGCATGGCCGGACTGGCAGAGGAGGCGCGCGAGACGCGTCGGGCGCGGCTGGCCCAGGCCACGGTCTCGGATCGCGGGCGACTCGAGTACCTGCTGGTCGGGCTCACCGAGCGGGGCGACGGAGCGCTGTCGGCCTATCCGATGGGGAAGGGCAGCGGCAGCGTCACCGCCTTCAGCCGCGCCGACGGCTTCGTGCGCATCGGTCGAAACACCGAACTCGTCGAGGCCGACACCGAGGTCGAGGTGACCCTCGTGGGTCGCGACCTCCCCGTCGCCGACCTGGTGGTGATCGGCAGCCACTGTGTGGGTCTCGACGTATTGGCTTCGGCGCTGTCGCGCGAAGGCTTCCGCGTGAAGGTGATGGCAGTGGGGAGCCAGGGCGGGCTCGCGGCGGCGCGTCGCGGCGAGTGCGATGTCGCTCCGATCCACCTGCTGGACGCCGACTCGGACCGCTACAACACACCTTTTCTCGACGACGGGCTCGCCCTCGTTCGCGGCTACACCCGGGTCCAAGGGGTCGCGACGCGTCCCGACGAGACCCGCGACGTCGACGCCCTGCTCGCCGATCCCGGCTTGCGCATGGTCAACCGGAACCGCGGTAGCGGGACGCGGGTACTGATCGACGGGCTCCTCTCGGGCCGCAAGCCGCCGGGCTACCCCTACGAGCCGCGCTCCCACTTCGCCGTCGCGACTGCGGTGGCGCAGAAGCGTGCCGATTGGGGCGTGACCATCGAGAGTGTCGCGGCGCGGGCCGGGCTGCGGTTCCAGCCCCTGCGTCCGGAGCACTACGACTTCGCCGTCCCGGTCGACCGTCTCGAGCGCGCGGCCGTGCGCGCCCTGGTGCGGCTGCTGGCCGAGGACGGTAGCGTGCGCGAAGCGCTCGAAGCGCTGTCCTTCGAACTTCCGGAACAGGGCCCGGAGCCCTTCCCGGAGCACCGGCGGAGCTGA
- a CDS encoding NifU family protein, producing MDLGFRMHAERTPNPNSIKWVLGRDVVEGGASAHFTAAPPEDVSPLAARLFDVSGVVGAFFASNFVTVTKREEVEWTDIAPSIIDAIKAVLGEGGSALGTAYVAPEPSAAAGAVVERIQRILNDEVRPAVAMDGGEIVFAGFRDGIVELYMQGSCSGCPSSTATLKHGIEARLRDEIPEVQGVVAL from the coding sequence ATGGATCTCGGCTTTCGCATGCACGCCGAGCGCACTCCCAACCCGAACAGCATCAAGTGGGTGCTGGGACGTGACGTGGTCGAAGGCGGCGCGAGCGCGCACTTCACCGCGGCGCCTCCGGAAGACGTGTCGCCGCTGGCCGCGCGCCTGTTCGACGTGAGTGGTGTGGTCGGTGCGTTCTTCGCATCGAACTTCGTCACCGTCACCAAACGCGAAGAAGTCGAGTGGACCGACATCGCGCCGTCGATCATCGACGCAATCAAGGCCGTCCTCGGCGAGGGTGGTAGCGCACTCGGCACTGCCTACGTCGCGCCCGAGCCGAGCGCGGCCGCCGGTGCCGTCGTCGAGCGCATCCAGCGCATTCTCAACGATGAAGTACGCCCCGCCGTCGCGATGGACGGTGGCGAGATCGTGTTCGCCGGTTTCCGCGATGGGATCGTCGAACTCTACATGCAGGGCTCGTGCAGTGGTTGCCCGAGTTCGACCGCGACCCTGAAGCACGGGATCGAGGCGCGACTGCGCGACGAGATTCCCGAGGTGCAGGGAGTCGTGGCCCTGTAG
- a CDS encoding HAD family hydrolase has protein sequence MPLLALDFDGVISDSAPECFWVAQATFHELRTGRLTDLACEPAPPAPDGVRADPRYAAFLQGMPLGNRAEDFGVLLGEIEAGRLPADQAAYDQVRAAIDAAWIDRFHARFYARRHALAERHPGPWHALMQPYPGIAEGLRALRPVATLAIATSKDRATVDELLQRDGCADLFPPDHILDKETGREKTAHLRALAERTGISAAETLFVDDKWNHLARVSELGVRCALAAWGPNGEREHRGACDDGHILLERETWVEQLQTEWLQPLGGAPERA, from the coding sequence GTGCCCCTGCTGGCGCTCGACTTCGATGGGGTGATCTCCGACAGCGCGCCCGAGTGCTTCTGGGTGGCGCAAGCGACCTTTCACGAGCTCCGTACCGGACGCCTGACCGATCTGGCGTGCGAGCCGGCACCGCCTGCACCGGATGGGGTCCGCGCGGACCCGCGCTACGCGGCCTTCCTCCAGGGCATGCCGCTGGGCAACCGCGCCGAGGACTTCGGCGTGCTGCTCGGCGAGATCGAGGCGGGTCGGCTTCCCGCCGATCAGGCCGCCTACGATCAGGTACGCGCGGCCATCGATGCCGCTTGGATCGACCGCTTCCACGCTCGCTTCTACGCCCGTCGACATGCGCTTGCGGAGCGGCACCCGGGCCCCTGGCATGCGCTGATGCAGCCCTACCCCGGGATCGCCGAGGGACTCCGAGCCTTGCGTCCCGTCGCGACGCTAGCGATCGCGACGTCGAAGGATCGCGCCACCGTCGACGAGCTGCTCCAGCGCGACGGCTGCGCCGACCTCTTCCCGCCCGATCACATCCTCGACAAGGAGACGGGCCGAGAGAAGACGGCGCACCTGCGTGCCTTGGCCGAGCGCACGGGGATCTCGGCAGCCGAGACGCTCTTCGTCGATGACAAGTGGAACCACCTGGCGCGCGTGAGCGAGCTGGGCGTGCGCTGCGCGCTCGCGGCGTGGGGACCCAACGGGGAGCGCGAGCATCGCGGCGCATGTGACGACGGTCACATTTTGCTCGAGCGCGAGACCTGGGTGGAACAACTGCAAACGGAGTGGCTTCAACCACTTGGCGGCGCCCCGGAACGGGCGTAA
- a CDS encoding metallophosphoesterase, with amino-acid sequence MQRIFVGDVQGCADELAELLARAEREFGRDFELWVVGDLINRGPENLGPLRQVRELVEAGRAQYILGNHEISLLRCWLGLRSVSPFDSFQDVLDHPTASEWVDWLRERPLVVTGRLGEQAFAMVHASVHPDWDLAQLEKTARELEADLAGADLADFLGSTAPRDDRLGRLTRCRSVDAGGAWSSELPEAEPWQPWHAIWGQGGHDYGVVYGHWALQGLHVGAGLRGLDTGCVHHGRGRDGFLTAWLPDEGAERPFDVPDERFWAIPARRAYYAHRDPSA; translated from the coding sequence GTGCAGAGGATCTTCGTGGGGGACGTGCAGGGCTGCGCGGACGAACTCGCCGAGCTGCTGGCCCGGGCCGAGCGGGAGTTCGGCCGCGACTTCGAGCTCTGGGTGGTCGGAGACCTGATCAACCGGGGCCCCGAAAACCTGGGGCCGCTGCGCCAGGTCCGCGAGCTGGTCGAGGCGGGCCGCGCCCAATACATCCTCGGCAATCACGAGATCTCGCTCCTGCGCTGCTGGCTGGGGCTGCGGTCGGTGTCGCCCTTCGACTCCTTCCAGGACGTCCTCGATCACCCGACCGCCAGCGAATGGGTGGACTGGCTGCGCGAACGCCCCCTGGTCGTCACGGGCCGGCTGGGGGAACAGGCGTTCGCGATGGTCCACGCGAGCGTCCACCCGGACTGGGACCTTGCCCAGCTCGAGAAAACGGCGCGGGAGCTCGAGGCAGACCTCGCGGGCGCCGACCTCGCCGATTTCCTCGGCAGCACCGCCCCCCGCGACGACCGCCTGGGGCGCCTGACCCGCTGCCGCAGCGTCGATGCCGGCGGAGCCTGGTCCTCCGAGCTCCCCGAAGCCGAGCCCTGGCAGCCCTGGCACGCGATCTGGGGGCAGGGCGGCCACGACTACGGTGTCGTCTACGGCCACTGGGCGCTGCAGGGGCTCCACGTCGGCGCCGGCCTGCGCGGTCTGGACACCGGTTGTGTCCATCACGGCCGAGGCCGCGATGGGTTCCTCACGGCCTGGCTGCCCGACGAAGGAGCGGAGCGACCCTTCGACGTACCCGACGAGCGGTTCTGGGCGATTCCGGCCCGGCGCGCCTACTACGCCCACCGCGACCCGAGCGCCTAG